The Tripterygium wilfordii isolate XIE 37 chromosome 5, ASM1340144v1, whole genome shotgun sequence genome window below encodes:
- the LOC119998700 gene encoding uncharacterized protein LOC119998700 — translation MCYRVCILTLSTSRIKDMASRKPCSAPKTDSESSSNSNPQWITESSNPKFKGKTIRFPMAFVGLHSSTGMQGHLKFHVNSAMTGRFAIPGVNRFQGLDMSLISRSKELASTDARRLGLPYLCIAPHHNEDDFIPRPLIAENIGNKFIRWGTSLNPRGEISYLNGFWEWSRRVAGLLKDRGLEDLSLAVQAATMEYHRPPSAYRALCEVWCPETSTFVTRHGEIGISLWEMRDISGLSILGDYYEEVIPSFRELTDGKSLPDSCLHLFKAFQHIAGEKVIDRIKHADWLNFWLNGVSRKPNPRGDSKYKKLSNLGKYEFLKSGTTTKVWRPIVIPNQSVSSEDIRDLKCLQALDLELSTTKIDELEIAAYLSIWLCRFVLPSGDDHLRPATFKVASRMAAGVRYSLVPPILASIYKGLTQTFSSERKDLGRITQSFPGHFLYGWVALHFPRGIFDIIDTSFGRPTLRRYSGILNVYQFWEPNMIDCRKLLRGNMDSKNFKWVVSHLVIKTSVVNFSH, via the coding sequence atatgGCCTCCCGCAAACCGTGTTCAGCCCCGAAGACGGATTCTGAGAGTAGCTCAAACTCGAATCCACAATGGATTACAGAATCTAGTAATCCCAAATTTAAAGGGAAAACAATTCGTTTTCCGATGGCTTTTGTTGGACTTCACTCTTCTACAGGCATGCAGGGTCATCTTAAATTTCACGTCAATAGTGCAATGACTGGCCGTTTTGCTATCCCCGGTGTCAATCGATTTCAAGGTTTGGATATGTCTTTAATTAGCAGATCCAAGGAATTGGCATCCACGGATGCCCGTCGTCTTGGCCTACCTTACTTGTGTATTGCACCACATCATAATGAGGATGACTTCATCCCACGACCTTTGATTGCCGAGAATATTGGGAACAAATTTATTAGATGGGGGACATCTTTGAATCCCAGAGGAGAGATTTCATATCTAAATGGCTTTTGGGAGTGGTCCAGACGGGTTGCTGGACTCCTTAAGGATAGAGGCTTGGAAGATTTATCATTAGCAGTCCAAGCAGCAACGATGGAATATCATCGTCCCCCTTCAGCATATCGGGCTTTATGTGAGGTATGGTGTCCTGAAACCAGTACCTTTGTGACGAGGCATGGAGAAATTGGCATTTCTCTTTGGGAAATGCGAGATATTTCCGGATTGTCTATACTTGGTGATTATTATGAAGAGGTTATTCCGAGTTTTAGGGAACTCACTGATGGAAAATCTCTTCCAGATTCTTGTCTTCATCTCTTTAAGGCTTTTCAACATATAGCCGGAGAAAAGGTTATTGATCGAATCAAGCATGCAGATTGGCTCAATTTTTGGCTTAATGGGGTTTCTCGGAAACCCAATCCTCGAGGAGACtcgaaatataagaaattatcaaacttgggaaagtatgaatttctaaaaagtggaacaacaacaaaagtgtgGAGACCCATAGTCATTCCCAACCAAAGTGtgtcttctgaagacatcagagATCTAAAATGTTTACAGGCGTTAGATCTTGAATTATCTACCACCAAGATTGATGAGTTGGAGATAGCTGCATATCTCTCTATTTGGCTTTGTAGATTTGTCCTTCCATCAGGCGATGACCACTTAAGACCCGCAACTTTTAAAGTTGCTTCCCGGATGGCTGCAGGTGTAAGATATAGTCTGGTTCCACCTATTTTAGCAAGTATTTATAAAGGTCTTACACAGACCTTTTCTTCTGAAAGAAAGGATCTTGGAAGAATTACTCAATCATTTCCAGGGCACTTTCTTTATGGCTGGGTAGCATTGCATTTCCCTCGTGGTATATTTGATATCATTGACACATCTTTTGGGCGTCCTACACTTAGGAGATATTCTGGAATTTTAAATGTCTATCAATTTTGGGAGCCTAACATGATAGACTGTCGGAAACTTCTTCGTGGAAACATGGACTCAAAAAACTTTAAGTGGGTCGTGAGTCATCTTGTTATAAAGACTTCTGTAGTCAAtttttcacattga